A stretch of Aedes aegypti strain LVP_AGWG chromosome 2, AaegL5.0 Primary Assembly, whole genome shotgun sequence DNA encodes these proteins:
- the LOC5568644 gene encoding uncharacterized protein LOC5568644 isoform X1 — protein sequence MQKKNDGFASCVQNLYEDPALRDVTIVVDSDINPSETVSVQAHRVVLATMSDYFRAMLYGHFSERNQLEIRLFGVSHSAFQHCLRFMYFGFDGTLEKMSLDEGLEFYSLARMLLIDTKVKESFSEWVVANVTKWEKHLWKIFALAIEYDLRLIVSRCEEHLSDVANQLLIQDSFLTVPLTVVQKVLTCETLNCTKNELLLAIENWTNSKQIDDHVKQDMLMMIRSRTEPFFKGQKVNFYNSLDVDPQNSHLTGLDSSAQYYKTNMYFRKCIMLFGVSIVLKRNSESSRSINLKMEIIQNAVVLTTRNAVVNFDLNESASREVNIFFPAIKCCAYINYMFTFSGNGEGLQPEICTYGTIIHDLAKANLSHLVGIYHSCASNTGADHCESCQKQYNPNENEGRHNSINEYHDVESSESSYQNDAEPLSEHSFRTGSGNAFDETVSNDSFRNDSFNEINHDDESQDDENRERSYRSDSGSMSANSFRNDSFNEYDDENESHDDDNRPYRNDSESLSESSVTAESDNELEEIIRIDSSRDGSFNEFDDVYESHDDESSRGSYRYDAESPSENSFRDDLFNEFNDYSDSYGDQNSGRSCRNNSDSLSENSLVPLRYEDDEAYSENYFQDDSFSEVYDDDDSNLEYFQD from the coding sequence ATGCAAAAAAAGAACGACGGATTCGCGTCGTGTGTGCAGAACCTGTATGAAGATCCTGCTTTACGCGATGTAACTATCGTCGTGGACAGTGACATAAATCCGTCCGAAACCGTTTCTGTCCAAGCTCACCGAGTCGTGCTGGCCACAATGTCCGATTATTTCCGTGCAATGTTGTACGGGCACTTCAGCGAGCGCAATCAACTGGAGATCCGGCTGTTTGGAGTGTCCCATTCAGCTTTCCAGCATTGTCTAAGATTCATGTACTTCGGATTCGATGGAACCCTAGAAAAAATGTCGTTGGATGAAGGTTTGGAATTTTATTCATTAGCCAGGATGCTCCTCATAGATACGAAGGTCAAGGAAAGCTTCTCCGAATGGGTTGTTGCCAATGTCACGAAATGGGAGAAGCACTTGTGGAAAATTTTTGCTCTGGCCATCGAATACGATTTACGATTGATTGTGAGTCGTTGTGAAGAACACTTATCGGATGTTGCAAACCAGCTTCTCATTCAAGATTCTTTTCTAACGGTTCCCTTGACTGTTGTTCAAAAGGTTTTAACATGCGAAACGCTGAATTGTACGAAAAACGAACTGCTATTGGCAATAGAAAATTGGACCAATTCCAAACAAATCGACGATCATGTAAAACAAGATATGCTCATGATGATTCGATCGCGAACAGAACCGTTTTTCAAAGGACAAAAAGTGAATTTCTACAACAGCTTGGATGTAGACCCACAGAATTCACACCTCACCGGATTGGATTCATCAGCACAATATTACAAGACAAACATGTACTTTCGCAAATGTATCATGTTGTTCGGTGTGTCAATTGTCCTGAAGCGGAACTCAGAATCCAGTCGAAGCATCAATTTGAAAATGGAAATCATTCAAAATGCAGTGGTTTTAACAACAAGGAATGCAGTCGTCAATTTTGACCTCAACGAATCAGCTTCTCGCGAagtgaacatatttttcccagcCATCAAGTGCTGTGCCTACATAAACTATATGTTCACGTTTAGCGGGAACGGTGAAGGTTTACAACCAGAAATTTGCACATACGGAACAATCATTCACGATTTGGCTAAAGCGAACCTATCTCACCTTGTGGGAATCTATCATAGCTGTGCTTCGAATACAGGAGCCGATCATTGTGAGAGTTGCCAAAAACAATATAACCCTAACGAAAACGAAGGCCGCCACAATTCGATCAATGAATATCATGATGTCGAAAGCAGTGAAAGTTCCTATCAGAATGATGCTGAACCACTATCGGAACATTCATTTAGGACCGGATCGGGTAATGCGTTTGACGAAACTGTTAGTAATGATTCCTTTCGGAATGACTCGTTTAACGAAATCAATCATGACGATGAGTCTCAGGATGACGAAAACAGGGAAAGATCTTATCGGAGTGATTCCGGCTCTATGTCGGCAAATTCCTTCCGGAATGATTCGTTCAACGAATACGATGATGAGAATGAATCTCATGATGATGATAACAGACCCTATCGGAATGATTCCGAATCTCTATCGGAAAGTTCCGTTACGGCCGAATCCGATAATGAGCTAGAAGAAATAATTCGCATTGATTCCTCTCGGGATGGTTCGTTCAACGAATTCGATGATGTCTATGAATCTCATGATGACGAAAGCAGTCGCGGATCCTATCGGTATGATGCCGAATCCCCATCGGAAAATTCCTTCCGGGATGACTTGTTCAACGAGTTCAATGATTACAGTGACTCTTATGGTGATCAAAACAGTGGAAGATCCTGTCGGAATAATTCCGACTCGCTATCGGAAAATTCCCTTGTTCCCTTGCGGTATGAAGACGATGAAGCATACAGCGAAAATTACTTCCAGGATGATTCGTTCAGTGAAGTGTATGATGACGATGATTCGAACCTGGAGTATTTCCAAGACTAA